The following are encoded in a window of Rosa chinensis cultivar Old Blush chromosome 4, RchiOBHm-V2, whole genome shotgun sequence genomic DNA:
- the LOC112199532 gene encoding UPF0481 protein At3g47200: MAGTGWIIQVNEDLKDMEGLSTEKHHWNKGSIYKLPASLTDINKKAYKPQTVSFGPYHYDPSNPMEEHKHRALLHFLKRCGKSVELFVDALAEVENDLKDSYTLLHSVPKEVTDIFLQLMILDGCFMLEILRTAAHVQLEDYAPNDPIFSNHGRLHVVPYIKRDMLMLENQLPMLVLEKLVAVEHDKAKDEGFVTKLILKFLCSCNVSPNMAKGVHVLDVYRKSLLQHEPDHKYIRHKIRSMERDDEIIWSATELNEAGIRFKKSATTSLKDITFTRGVLRLPVVLVDDTTESMFLNLMAFERFHVGAGNEVTSYLLFMDNIIDNARDVALLHSKGIIHNALGSDKAVANLFNSLSKDVTQDPDSSLQIVHKRVYHYCRKPWNSWRANLIHTYFRNPWAVISFVAGVFLFVFTIAQTGYSIYPYYRPPNESSPSTVILVPAPPPPNHSSSDSTSPSTLVISFILVTMGCMLTN; encoded by the exons ATGGCTGGCACCGGATGGATTATTCAAGTTAATGAAGATCTCAAGGACATGGAAGGTCTTTCAACAGAGAAGCATCACTGGAATAAGGGGTCAATCTACAAATTACCAGCCAGCCTCACAGACATTAACAAGAAGGCCTACAAGCCTCAAACAGTCTCCTTCGGGCCTTACCATTATGATCCTTCAAATCCAATGGAGGAACACAAGCATCGCGCGCTGCTTCATTTCCTCAAAAGATGTGGAAAGTCTGTTGAGCTGTTTGTAGATGCATTGGCTGAAGTAGAGAATGATTTGAAGGACTCATATACTCTGCTTCATTCTGTGCCGAAAGAAGTTACAGACATATTCCTGCAACTGATGATTTTAGATGGCTGTTTCATGCTAGAAATTTTAAGGACTGCTGCTCATGTACAGCTGGAAGATTATGCTCCTAATGATCCCATCTTCAGCAATCATGGTAGGCTCCATGTCGTGCCATACATCAAGCGTGACATGTTAATGCTAGAGAATCAGTTGCCAATGCTTGTTCTTGAAAAGCTGGTGGCAGTTGAACATGATAAAGCTAAG GATGAAGGGTTTGTGACCAAGCTCATACTCAAGTTCCTCTGCTCCTGCAATGTTTCTCCAAACATGGCAAAGGGTGTGCATGTATTGGATGTGTACAGGAAGAGTCTGCTTCAGCATGAGCCTGATCACAAATATATTCGCCACAAAATAAGATCAATGGAGCGTGATGATGAGATTATCTGGTCCGCAACAGAGCTCAACGAAGCAGGAATCAGGTTCAAGAAAAGTGCAACTACAAGCCTCAAAGACATCACATTCACCCGGGGAGTGCTGAGGCTCCCTGTTGTTCTTGTGGATGACACCACTGAGTCCATGTTTTTAAATCTGATGGCATTTGAGAGATTCCATGTAGGAGCAGGAAATGAGGTGACATCTTATTTACTCTTCATGGACAACATCATAGACAATGCAAGGGATGTCGCCCTCTTACATTCGAAAGGGATCATCCATAATGCTTTGGGGAGTGACAAAGCAGTGGCTAATCTGTTCAATTCACTCTCTAAGGATGTGACACAAGACCCAGATAGCAGCCTTCAAATTGTGCATAAGAGGGTGTATCACTACTGCAGAAAGCCGTGGAATAGTTGGCGCGCCAATCTTATTCACACTTACTTCAGAAATCCATGGGCTGTTATCTCTTTCGTTGCTGGTGTCTTCCTCTTTGTGTTCACTATAGCTCAGACTGGATATTCCATATATCCCTATTACCGTCCACCAAATGAATCTTCTCCTTCCACTGTCATTCTCGTTccggctcctcctcctccaaatCATTCATCATCCGACTCCACCTCCCCATCAACACTTGTGATTTCTTTCATCCTTGTTACCATGGGATGCATGCTTACCAACTGA
- the LOC112199860 gene encoding CBL-interacting serine/threonine-protein kinase 1 isoform X2, whose translation MVMIKKGEEKSSDYSAKGMRLGKYELGKTLGEGNFGKVKFAKDVGTGQPFAVKILEKKRINDHNIADQIKREIGTLKLLKHPNVVRLHEVVASKTKIYMVLEYVTGGELFDKIAQKGRVTESEGRKLFQQLIDGVSYCHNQGVFHRDLKLENILVDSKGNIKISDFGLSALPQHFREDGLLHTTCGSPNYVAPEILANRGYDGGASDIWSCGVILYVILTGYLPFDDRNLAVLYQKILKGDVQIPKWLSPGAQNLIRRVLDPNPLTRINMTDIKSDEWFKQDYLPAKPDEEEEDINVDTKDLSINEVPSEGEKSPDLRHSPTLINAFQLIGMSSCLDLSGFFEKEDVSERKIRFTSNHSAKDLLERIEEIVTEMGYGVQKKNGRLKVMQENKGQRNLGSLSVAAEVFELSPTLYVVELRKSYGDPSSYRQLCKKLSNDLGVPSSQELLASEVLKSSSLQSQTA comes from the exons ATGGtgatgataaagaaaggggaaGAGAAGAGCAGTGATTACAGTGCAAAGGGAATGCGACTGGGAAAATACGAGTTGGGAAAGACTCTCGGCGAGGGCAATTTCGGCAAAGTCAAGTTTGCTAAGGACGTCGGCACCGGCCAACCATTTGCCGTTAAGATTctagagaagaagagaattaacgACCACAACATCGCCgatcag ATTAAGAGGGAGATTGGCACTTTGAAGCTTCTAAAACATCCAAACGTCGTCCGATTACACGAG GTTGTGGCAAGCAAAACCAAGATTTACATGGTCCTAGAATATGTTACTGGCGGGGAATTGTTTGACAAAATT GCACAAAAGGGAAGAGTTACAGAATCTGAAGGTAGAAAGCTTTTCCAACAGTTAATTGATGGTGTGAGCTACTGCCACAACCAAGGCGTTTTCCATCGGGACCTTAAG CTGGAGAATATTCTTGTTGATTCCAAAGGAAACATAAAGATATCTGACTTTGGCCTTAGTGCTTTGCCCCAGCATTTTAGG GAAGATGGGTTGCTGCATACAACCTGTGGAAGCCCAAATTACGTAGCTCCTGAGATCCTCGCTAATAGAGGGTATGATGGTGGCGCCTCTGATATATGGTCATGTGGTGTCATCTTATATGTCATTCTAACTGGGTATCTCCCGTTCGATGATAGGAATCTTGCAGTTCTCTATCAAAAG ATATTGAAGGGGGATGTTCAGATACCCAAATGGTTATCACCTGGTGCTCAAAACTTGATAAGAAGGGTTCTCGATCCCAATCCTCTCACTAGAATAAACATGACAGACATCAAGTCAGATGAATGGTTCAAGCAGGATTACTTGCCTGCAAAACCCgacgaagaagaggaagatataAATGTTGATACCAAAGATTTGTCAATAAATGAAGTG CCATCTGAAGGGGAGAAGAGTCCAGATTTGCGGCACTCACCCACCCTTATCAATGCCTTTCAGTTGATTGGAATGTCCTCATGTCTAGACCTCTCTGGCTTCTTTGAGAAAGAG GATGTGTCTGAGAGGAAGATCAGATTTACTTCCAACCACTCTGCAAAAGATTTGCTTGAGAGGATTGAAGAAATTGTAACAGAGATGGGATATGGTGTCCAGAAGAAAAATGGAAGG TTAAAGGTGATGCAAGAGAACAAGGGGCAGAGAAATCTGGGTAGCCTCTCAGTTGCAGCAGAG GTGTTTGAGTTAAGCCCCACATTATACGTAGTTGAATTAagaaaatcatacggagatccTTCTTCATATAGACAG TTGTGTAAAAAGCTATCAAATGATTTAGGTGTTCCATCTAGCCAAGAATTGTTGGCCAGCGAGGTATTGAAGTCCAGTTCTTTGCAGAGTCAAACGGCATAG
- the LOC112199860 gene encoding CBL-interacting serine/threonine-protein kinase 1 isoform X1: MVMIKKGEEKSSDYSAKGMRLGKYELGKTLGEGNFGKVKFAKDVGTGQPFAVKILEKKRINDHNIADQIKREIGTLKLLKHPNVVRLHEVVASKTKIYMVLEYVTGGELFDKIAQKGRVTESEGRKLFQQLIDGVSYCHNQGVFHRDLKLENILVDSKGNIKISDFGLSALPQHFREDGLLHTTCGSPNYVAPEILANRGYDGGASDIWSCGVILYVILTGYLPFDDRNLAVLYQKILKGDVQIPKWLSPGAQNLIRRVLDPNPLTRINMTDIKSDEWFKQDYLPAKPDEEEEDINVDTKDLSINEVPSEGEKSPDLRHSPTLINAFQLIGMSSCLDLSGFFEKEDVSERKIRFTSNHSAKDLLERIEEIVTEMGYGVQKKNGRLKVMQENKGQRNLGSLSVAAEMFELSPTLYVVELRKSYGDPSAHTHTHTPLLLSRTLSLALSSQISGTDINFWVCAIVLKTIK; the protein is encoded by the exons ATGGtgatgataaagaaaggggaaGAGAAGAGCAGTGATTACAGTGCAAAGGGAATGCGACTGGGAAAATACGAGTTGGGAAAGACTCTCGGCGAGGGCAATTTCGGCAAAGTCAAGTTTGCTAAGGACGTCGGCACCGGCCAACCATTTGCCGTTAAGATTctagagaagaagagaattaacgACCACAACATCGCCgatcag ATTAAGAGGGAGATTGGCACTTTGAAGCTTCTAAAACATCCAAACGTCGTCCGATTACACGAG GTTGTGGCAAGCAAAACCAAGATTTACATGGTCCTAGAATATGTTACTGGCGGGGAATTGTTTGACAAAATT GCACAAAAGGGAAGAGTTACAGAATCTGAAGGTAGAAAGCTTTTCCAACAGTTAATTGATGGTGTGAGCTACTGCCACAACCAAGGCGTTTTCCATCGGGACCTTAAG CTGGAGAATATTCTTGTTGATTCCAAAGGAAACATAAAGATATCTGACTTTGGCCTTAGTGCTTTGCCCCAGCATTTTAGG GAAGATGGGTTGCTGCATACAACCTGTGGAAGCCCAAATTACGTAGCTCCTGAGATCCTCGCTAATAGAGGGTATGATGGTGGCGCCTCTGATATATGGTCATGTGGTGTCATCTTATATGTCATTCTAACTGGGTATCTCCCGTTCGATGATAGGAATCTTGCAGTTCTCTATCAAAAG ATATTGAAGGGGGATGTTCAGATACCCAAATGGTTATCACCTGGTGCTCAAAACTTGATAAGAAGGGTTCTCGATCCCAATCCTCTCACTAGAATAAACATGACAGACATCAAGTCAGATGAATGGTTCAAGCAGGATTACTTGCCTGCAAAACCCgacgaagaagaggaagatataAATGTTGATACCAAAGATTTGTCAATAAATGAAGTG CCATCTGAAGGGGAGAAGAGTCCAGATTTGCGGCACTCACCCACCCTTATCAATGCCTTTCAGTTGATTGGAATGTCCTCATGTCTAGACCTCTCTGGCTTCTTTGAGAAAGAG GATGTGTCTGAGAGGAAGATCAGATTTACTTCCAACCACTCTGCAAAAGATTTGCTTGAGAGGATTGAAGAAATTGTAACAGAGATGGGATATGGTGTCCAGAAGAAAAATGGAAGG TTAAAGGTGATGCAAGAGAACAAGGGGCAGAGAAATCTGGGTAGTCTCTCAGTTGCAGCAGAG ATGTTTGAGTTAAGCCCCACATTATACGTAGTTGAATTAAGAAAATCATATGGAGATCCttctgcacacacacacacacacactccaTTACTACTCTCTAGAACCTTATCCCTCGCTCTCTCCTCTCAGATTTCAGGCACCGACATCAACTTTTGGGTATGTGCAATTGTGTTAAAAACTATCAAATGA
- the LOC112200631 gene encoding probable GTP diphosphokinase CRSH, chloroplastic, with the protein MELYSAHHHYLLRHQDPIPRVLLRTVRVFHRTLPPQRCHRRIRRRCLSTTTAALMEQTGGKMVVELVGAFNELTERMGMVSSSGSHLLFKALKLSIPLLRALPVTPDGRSSLSKALSFALILADLQMDAEVISAGMLRPVLEAGAISILEVRNQIGTGTAHLLHESLRVMKIPTKVDVLDDDSAAALRKFCLTYYDMRAVILDLVLRLDIMRHLDHLPRYQQQLVALEVMKIHAPLAHAVGANWLSLELEDLSFQYLFPNSYLYVDTWLRSHETGSRPLVDVYKEQLLHSLKEDPLLAGLVVDVSVNGRYKSRYSTMKKLLKDGRKPEQVNDVLGLRVILEPRSGEDEAEMGERACYRTREVVQSLWKEMPHRTKDYIARPKANGYRSLHMAVDVSDGGKSRPLMEIQIRTQEMDMLADAGTASHSLYKSGLTDPEEAKRLKAIMMAAAELAAFRLKDLPSANHEGIETEQSKSDRVFRLLDKNGDGRINIEELKEVMEELGAPGEDACEMMQLLDANSDGSLSSDEFDLFQKQVEFMRNFEDRDEQYKTELNEKLQIAENNSLIQVYAEDLSGSIAN; encoded by the exons ATGGAGCTCTACTCTGCTCACCACCACTATCTCCTTCGTCATCAGGACCCAATACCCAGAGTACTCCTCCGCACTGTACGGGTATTCCACAGAACTCTGCCTCCTCAGAGATGTCACCGGCGGATTCGGCGGCGGTGTCTCTCAACAACGACGGCGGCCCTGATGGAACAGACGGGAGGGAAAATGGTGGTGGAGCTGGTTGGAGCTTTCAACGAGCTCACAGAAAGGATGGGCATGGTCTCCAGCAGCGGGTCCCACTTACTCTTCAAAGCTCTCAAGCTCTCGATTCCCTTACTCCGCGCCTTGCCTGTAACCCCGGACGGTCGTTCTTCACTCTCCAAGGCCTTGTCTTTTGCCTTAATTCTCGCAGACCTTCAG ATGGATGCGGAGGTGATTTCAGCTGGGATGCTCAGACCAGTTCTGGAGGCCGGAGCGATTTCGATACTCGAGGTTCGAAACCAGATCGGTACCGGCACTGCTCATTTGTTACACGAGAGCTTGCGTGTGATGAAAATCCCAACTAAAGTTGATGTCTTGGATGATGATAGTGCTGCTGCGTTGAGAAAATTCTGCTTGACATATTATGATATGAGGGCTGTGATTTTGGACTTGGTTCTCAGGCTTGATATAATGAGGCACCTCGATCATCTTCCGAGGTATCAGCAGCAGTTGGTAGCTCTGGAGGTGATGAAGATTCATGCACCTTTAGCTCATGCTGTTGGGGCTAATTGGTTGTCATTGGAGCTTGAGGATTTGTCATTTCAGTACTTGTTTCCGAATTCGTATTTGTATGTGGATACATGGTTGAGGAGTCATGAGACTGGAAGTAGGCCTTTGGTGGATGTGTACAAGGAGCAGCTTTTGCATTCGTTGAAAGAGGATCCCTTGTTGGCGGGGCTGGTTGTGGATGTGTCAGTGAATGGGAGATATAAGAGTCGGTATAGCACCATGAAGAAGCTGTTGAAGGATGGCAGGAAGCCGGAACAGGTAAATGACGTGCTGGGGTTGCGAGTCATATTGGAGCCGAGGTCTGGAGAAGATGAGGCAGAAATGGGGGAAAGAGCATGTTATAGGACTCGTGAAGTTGTTCAGTCATTGTGGAAAGAGATGCCTCACAGGACAAAGGATTACATTGCTAGGCCTAAGGCGAATGGGTATAGGAGTTTGCATATGGCAGTTGATGTGAGTGACGGTGGCAAGAGTAGACCTTTAATGGAAATACAAATTAGGACTCAGGAGATGGATATGTTGGCAGATGCTGGGACAGCATCCCACTCTTTGTACAAGAGTGGTCTTACAGACCCTGAAGAG GCAAAGCGGCTCAAGGCCATAATGATGGCTGCGGCTGAACTTGCAGCATTTCGCCTTAAAGATCTTCCATCGGCCAATCATGAAGGCATAGAGACTGAGCAAAGTAAGAGTGATAGAGTGTTCCGCCTTCTTGACAAGAATGGTGATGGAAGAATCAATATTGAGGAACTTAAGGAAGTGATGGAAGAGCTCGGTGCTCCAGGGGAAGATGCATGCGAGATGATGCAACTCCTTGATGCTAATAGCGATGGTTCTCTTAGCTCAGAtgaatttgatttgtttcagAAACAG GTCGAGTTTATGCGTAATTTTGAGGACAGAGATGAGCAGTACAAAACCGAATTGAATGAGAAACTTCAGATTGCAGAAAACAACAGCTTGATCCAGGTATATGCTGAAGATCTTAGCGGCAGCATTGCAAACTAG